One Ranitomeya imitator isolate aRanImi1 chromosome 1, aRanImi1.pri, whole genome shotgun sequence DNA window includes the following coding sequences:
- the FBXO34 gene encoding F-box only protein 34, with product MSSSRTGLHREPLKFHSYQHVKRASGMHLKPYHKIQKRESLLEPRSNKGMHLNNQSSAKEEKHNVASKNCLPCMDNPPRRPLGTLSPNTMCNMAGMSSSNSFEVKAKNVPPATIHQGDEGEVPLDSYALIKPGNTKEKIAFFASHHCISNRNSSMKIKNTGDMNGRAAKRRKKSVDMKRVKNHLEKVQEAQKKCLLSESFPSVVEDCSINFVTDNDGILPGRPISVIEMVAFLEQRASALLSDCAKPFSNPSKPTGNSKCALPPVSLMALAASENSSEKDNSEKTELESVCVLEMVAKLESECLRRQNDRESGGLSRNNSFRRNVGRMLLVSGSQQGASPLQDDASDPEKHSTAASGVETDVLQNEEDVSAVKSWQNCAPPKPQDSESLPPMEDFFVANVDLELVRETYLKMRCRGDIAITVDPCNLSISVCIKAVECVPDSYESQLVNVAADEKSECSDRIPDLSYKTSDVRMQTQDIGHTQDKALSGDPSPGVLFFQSDHNDATHAHVRVSPEVKSQADGPEKCAFDNTLCMQNSSMIAQYAVSISSLGTVTQVLNASSVKRQVSHDFLETRFKIQQLLEPQQYMAFLPHHILVKIFKYLPTRSLAALKCTSFYFKFLIEHYDIRPCDSLWVRDPRYKDDPCKQCKKKYARGDVSLCLWHPKPYCQALPYGPGFWMCCHMSQKESRGCRVGLHDNRWVPAFHSFNRTVCKKARESDIEED from the exons ATGAGTTCCAGCCGAACCGGCCTCCACAGGGAACCACTTAAATTCCACTCCTATCAACATGTCAAGAG GGCTTCTGGAATGCATTTAAAGCCATATCACAAAATACAGAAAAGAGAATCTCTCCTAGAACCAAGATCAAACAAAGGCATGCATCTGAACAACCAAAGCTCGGCAAAAGAAGAGAAGCATAATGTGGCCTCCAAGAATTGTTTACCCTGTATGGACAATCCCCCCCGCAGGCCATTGGGCACGCTGTCTCCAAACACCATGTGCAATATGGCAGGGATGAGCTCCTCCAACAGCTTCGAGGTCAAAGCAAAGAATGTTCCACCTGCAACCATCCATCAGGGTGACGAAGGAGAGGTCCCATTGGATAGTTATGCCCTCATCAAGCCAGGAAACACGAAAGAGAAGATTGCCTTTTTTGCCTCTCATCACTGCATCAGCAATAGGAACAGCTccatgaagattaaaaacactgggGACATGAATGGAAGAGCTGCCAAAAGGCGAAAGAAATCGGTGGACATGAAACGCGTAAAGAACCATCTGGAGAAGGTGCAGGAAGCGCAGAAAAAGTGCCTCCTCTCTGAGTCTTTCCCAAGCGTTGTGGAAGACTGTTCAATAAATTTTGTCACTGATAATGATGGAATTCTTCCTGGAAGACCCATTTCTGTGATAGAGATGGTAGCTTTTCTAGAACAAAGAGCAAGTGCGTTACTTTCTGATTGTGCTAAACCCTTTTCCAATCCTTCGAAACCCACTGGAAATTCTAAATGTGCCCTTCCGCCCGTTTCCTTGATGGCACTCGCAGCCAGTGAAAACTCTTCTGAGAAAGACAATTCAGAGAAGACCGAACTGGAGTCCGTGTGCGTCTTGGAAATGGTGGCTAAATTGGAATCTGAATGTTTGAGACGCCAGAACGACCGTGAATCAGGAGGACTCTCGAGAAACAACAGCTTCAGAAGGAACGTCGGCCGGATGTTGCTTGTCAGCGGCTCACAGCAAGGAGCAAGTCCTCTGCAAGATGATGCGTCTGATCCTGAAAAACACTCTACTGCTGCTTCTGGGGTGGAGACCGATGTCTTGCAAAATGAGGAAGACGTTTCTGCTGTGAAATCTTGGCAAAACTGCGCTCCACCCAAGCCTCAAGATTCTGAGTCTTTGCCGCCTATGGAAGACTTTTTTGTGGCCAACGTAGACCTTGAACTCGTAAGAGAGACTTACCTAAAAATGAGGTGTAGGGGCGATATTGCGATAACTGTAGATCCTTGTAACTTATCTATTTCTGTCTGTATAAAAGCTGTTGAATGTGTCCCCGATTCTTATGAGAGTCAGTTGGTGAATGTTGCAGCTGATGAAAAGTCAGAGTGTTCAGATAGGATCCCTGATCTCTCCTATAAGACTTCAGATGTACGAATGCAAACACAGGATATAGGACACACGCAGGACAAAGCTTTATCAGGTGACCCATCACCCGGGGTCCTATTTTTTCAAAGTGATCATAACGATGCAACACATGCACATGTACGGGTGAGCCCTGAAGTAAAGTCACAGGCAGACGGCCCTGAGAAATGCGCCTTTGACAATACTCTGTGTATGCAGAATAGCTCAATGATTGCACAGTACGCCGTCTCTATCTCCTCACTTGGAACCGTAACTCAGGTACTCAATGCCTCCTCCGTAAAGAGGCAGGTGTCTCATGATTTTCTCGAGACTCGATTTAAGATCCAACAGCTCTTGGAGCCACAGCAGTACATGGCGTTCTTACCCCATCACATCCTGGTGAAGATATTCAAGTATCTTCCCACCCGATCTCTCGCTGCCCTAAAATGCACTTCCTTCTATTTCAAATTCCTTATCGAACATTACGACATCCGACCGTGCGACTCGCTGTGGGTGCGGGACCCTCGCTACAAAGATGACCCTTGCAAGCAGTGCAAGAAAAAGTATGCGAGGGGCGACGTGTCTTTATGCCTGTGGCATCCCAAACCTTACTGCCAAGCTTTACCTTACGGCCCGGGTTTTTGGATGTGCTGTCACATGTCTCAAAAAGAGAGCCGCGGCTGTAGGGTGGGGCTTCACGACAACCGCTGGGTGCCCGCTTTTCACAGCTTTAACCGAACTGTGTGCAAGAAAGCGAGAGAGTCTGACATTGAAGAAGACTGA